A region from the Plasmodium berghei ANKA genome assembly, chromosome: 9 genome encodes:
- a CDS encoding insulinase, putative, whose product MVHDYIRINKIELEHGLCVEEYYSKRSGLRIILNKINSPKIYGYFTLLTEAENDEGLPHTLEHLIFLGSNLYPYKGFLDALAYKCLSEGTNAWTSIDHTCYTIETIGIEGFSNILPIYLDFILNPTLEDNMFLSEVHHFSEEGHNGVVYSEMKSIEHDCDNIVERTLLNNLYPNKKSGYRFETGGTLDGLRKTNNNRVKEYFKKFYKFNNFAAIIFGNFDNNKILNIIYEFETYQLNLHPDQAKQNYNSLILENKISDQININKINDINIFLQDIQNINRPWNNKENVEKRDKSHIVKKYYPCNNLDNGQVSIAWRGCNWNDFKTKLAINLFGNYLTDLTTSPISKKLLEDKENTFCSNIDFSIEDLKENYFVIDIYDVVHKFKESKNDKKEDKTEEMNEKKQNVENKSKMEIVGEITRKCIQEVFDNPLNMTRLKNIIIRSYLQHLKDLETIPQYLLIELIIKYFIYGKSVTDLENSLNLKNIYLELLEEQELYWKNLIEVYFLKNPYVEVRCYPSYKKAKEIERFEKELIKKEQDKYGIDKLNEMIKQINEIKEGIKKKPPQDALNIVDFSKAKNVIIDGITVFRNFESVERSEKDEKNEKNEILTKIDENMKKVIFPVQLSQIESNFVSLNLLINCNNIDNELKKYLPLFSYLIFETDVEINNEIVKCEHFLEELIKYSISYDCNYSLGGNAKGFKSGCLGNLLCIQIVGLIENYEKLFDLLFLSIFKINLSLERLEVILKSEYQNLLQKKTQPKTLISNLEYVLRYSQNSNAGIISIGQQELILQKIKDKNNLEDLLLKLNILKNQLFKLTNFVLTIDANFFKISNIFSWYDKWFTNLDKTNYFVKFPYIDIFDFVKNQESFSKSSSSKYLCTKGQYANFSENNNSENNNCRSATASTNNTEEALCSTSKSKKYISFGTCVHKNLFEYLNIEFEKENKDYNKNVINDKVYNAVICGIKSTDVSYLNLTVKTEPGYKSEEYSCLLILREFFSMTEGPLYNTIRGGGYAYECALNYNPILGEITLRIYRSSDIVNALIEALKILEYYCQHEMKENELHLSKNSAYYTIFSNQEVASDRASQTVYLSLKNLDLNFYQHLLVDIESVTTSQLLRICKKYISKIVNFKIDKNNAIDGSTLSIITSAEKVELIKSNLKDRINFGVINNLSISQLFHLLQTYDINSAAHYSPNIYNSIDNEFIENSQNDENKIDEYFSNSESCFQGNQSSYSSSSSDFSFCYDDDSYPGYSDV is encoded by the coding sequence ATGGTACACGATTATataagaataaataaaattgagtTGGAACATGGGTTATGTGTTGAAGAGTACTATTCAAAAAGATCAGGATTaagaataatattaaataaaataaatagtccgaaaatatatggatattttactttattAACAGAAGCAGAAAATGATGAAGGGCTGCCTCATACTTTAGaacatttaatttttttaggaAGTAATCTATATCCATATAAAGGTTTTTTAGATGCTTTAGCATATAAATGTTTATCAGAAGGAACAAATGCATGGACAAGTATTGATCATACATGTTATACTATTGAAACTATAGGAATTGAAGGGTTTAGTAATATTTTACCAATATATTtagattttattttaaatccAACACTTGAAgataatatgtttttatcaGAAGTTCATCATTTTTCTGAAGAAGGGCATAATGGTGTTGTGTATTCAGAAATGAAATCAATTGAACATGATTGTGATAATATTGTAGAAAGAAcgttattaaataatttatatccaaataaaaaaagtggATATAGATTTGAAACAGGGGGAACTTTAGATGGTTTGCggaaaacaaataataacagagtaaaagaatattttaaaaaattttataaatttaataattttgcagctattatttttggaaactttgataataataaaattttaaatataatttacgAATTTGAAACATATCAATTAAATTTACATCCTGACCAAGCAAagcaaaattataattctttaattctagaaaataaaatatctgatcaaattaatattaataaaataaatgatataaatatcttTCTTCAagatattcaaaatataaatagaccatggaataataaagaaaatgtaGAAAAACGAGATAAATCAcatattgtaaaaaaatattacccATGTAATAATTTGGATAATGGGCAAGTTAGTATAGCATGGAGAGGATGTAATTGGAATGACTTTAAAACGAAGCTAGctattaatttgtttggAAATTATTTAACAGATTTAACTACCTCACCAAttagtaaaaaattattagaagataaagaaaatacatTTTGTAGTAATATAGATTTTTCAATTGAagatttaaaagaaaattattttgtaattgatatttatgatgttgttcataaatttaaagaatctaaaaatgataaaaaagaagataaAACTGAAGAAatgaatgaaaaaaaacaaaatgttGAAAATAAATCTAAAATGGAAATCGTGGGAGAAATCACAAGGAAATGTATTCAAGAAGTATTTGATAATCCATTAAACATGACCCgattgaaaaatataataattcgATCTTATTTACAGCATTTAAAAGATTTAGAAACTATTCcacaatatttattaatcgagttaattataaaatattttatttatggtAAAAGTGTAACAGATTTAGAAAACTCattaaatttgaaaaatatatatctagAATTGTTAGAAGAACAAGAATTATATTGGAAAAATTTGATAgaagtttattttttgaagaATCCATATGTAGAAGTAAGATGTTATCCTAGTTATAAAAAAGCAAAAGAAATCGAACGTTTTGAAAAAGAATTAATAAAGAAAGAACAGGACAAATATGGAAtagataaattaaatgaaatgataaaacaaataaacgaaataaaagaaggtattaaaaaaaaaccaCCTCAAGATGCTTTAAATATTGTCGATTTTTCAAAAGccaaaaatgtaataattgATGGAATCACTGTATTCAGAAATTTTGAATCCGTTGAAAGAAGTGAAAAagacgaaaaaaatgaaaaaaatgaaattctAACAAAAATTGATGAAAACATGAAAAAAGTCATATTTCCTGTACAACTAAGTCAAATAGAATCCAATTTTGTTTCTCTAAATTTGCTAATtaattgtaataatattgataatgaattaaaaaaatatttaccTTTATTTAgctatttaatttttgaaaCAGACgtagaaataaataatgaaattgtaaaatgcgaacattttttagaagaattaataaaatatagtatTAGTTATGATTGTAATTATAGTTTAGGAGGAAATGCAAAAGGATTTAAATCGGGATGTTTAGGAAATTTATTATGCATTCAAATTGTTGGATTAatagaaaattatgaaaagttatttgatttactatttttatcaatatttaaaataaacttATCATTGGAAAGATTAGAAgttatattaaaatcaGAGTATCAGaatttattacaaaaaaaaacacaacCCAAAACTTTAATTTCAAATTTAGAATATGTTTTAAGATATTCGCAAAATAGCAATGCTGGAATTATTTCTATTGGGCAACAAGAGttaattttacaaaaaataaaagataaaaataatttagaagatttattattaaaattgaatatattgaaaaatcaattatttaaattaactAATTTTGTATTAACTATAGATGCaaacttttttaaaattagcaatattttttcatggTATGATAAATGGTTTACTAATTTAGacaaaacaaattatttcgtaaaatttccatatattgatatttttgattttgtAAAGAATCAAGAAAGTTTTTCAAAAAGTTCAAGTTCGAAATATTTGTGTACCAAAGGCCAATATGCTAATTTTTCTGAAAATAACAATTCTGAGAATAATAATTGTAGAAGCGCTACTGCATCTACCAATAATACAGAAGAAGCATTATGCTCAACTTcaaaaagcaaaaaatatatttcctttGGAACATgtgttcataaaaatttattcgaatatttaaatatcgaatttgaaaaagaaaataaagattataacaaaaatgtaataaatgataaagtATACAATGCAGTAATATGTGGAATCAAAAGCACAGATGtttcatatttaaatttaacaGTAAAAACTGAACCAGGATATAAATCTGAAGAATATTCATGTTTACTTATTTTAAgagaatttttttcaatgaCAGAAGGCCcattatataatactaTTCGAGGTGGTGGATATGCTTATGAATGTgcattaaattataatccAATATTAGGTGAAATAACTTTACGCATTTATAGATCCAGTGACATTGTAAATGCTTTGATAGAAgctttaaaaattttagaaTATTATTGCCAACATGAaatgaaagaaaatgaattaCATCTATCTAAAAATAGTGCTTATTATACAATATTTAGTAATCAAGAAGTTGCTTCTGATAGAGCTTCACAAACTGTTTATTTAAGTTTAAAGAATTTAGacttaaatttttatcaacATCTATTGGTAGATATTGAATCTGTTACAACTAGCCAACTTTTAagaatatgtaaaaaatatattagtaaaattgttaattttaaaatagataaaaataatgcaaTTGATGGATCAACTTTATCAATAATTACATCAGCAGAAAAAGtagaattaataaaatcgAATTTAAAAGATCGAATCAATTTTGGAGTTATTAATAATCTATCTATTTCACaactttttcatttattacaAACTTATGATATCAATTCAGCTGCTCATTATTCtccaaatatatataactctATAGACAATGAATTTATAGAAAATTCtcaaaatgatgaaaataaaattgatgaatatttttcaaattcaGAAAGTTGCTTCCAAGGAAATCAATCATCTTATTCTTCGTCTTCATCAGacttttcattttgttatGATGACGATTCTTATCCTGGATATTCTgatgtataa
- a CDS encoding AP-1 complex subunit sigma, putative — translation MIHFVLLISRQGKTRLAKWYMPLSQKEKAKIIREASQITLNRTPKLCNFVEWKEYKLVFKRYASLFFILCIDKSDNELITLEIIHHYVEVLDKYFGNVCELDLIFNFHKAYYLLDEILVSGELQESSKKIILRVVASQDSLMEVNKSNKKLGSII, via the exons atgataCATTTTGTTTTACTTATAAGCCGTCAAGGCAAAACGAGGCTTGCAAAGTGGTATATGCCTTTATCCCAAAAAGAAAAAGCAAAAATAATCAGAGAAGCTTCGCAAATTACATTAAACAGAACACCAAAGTTATGTAATTTTGTGGAATGGAAAGAATACAAACTCGTATTTAAAAg ATATGCTAGTctcttttttattctttgcATTGATAAAAGTGATAACGAATTAATAACCCTTGAAATTATACATCATTATGTTGAAGTTTtagataaatattttggtAATGTTTGTGAATTGGATCTAATCTTTAATTTTCACAAAGCTTATTATTTACTTGACGAAATATTAGTATCTGGAGAGTTACAAGAAAGtagcaaaaaaattatacttCGTGTTGTAGCATCACAAGATTCATTAATGGAGGTtaataaaagtaataaaaaactgGGGTCGATAATATAA
- a CDS encoding heat shock protein 90, putative → MSLSKLSRASLQLIKGSSVLENNGRNKIGKFQFTRCMNTKCVLNKNIWNGKKKNEYNLEYKRLFSTSENYEFKAETKKLLQIVAHSLYTDKEVFIRELISNSSDAIEKLRFMQTASIKDVDPNNKAEGNIIENTEQPFYIKVSTNDKDKLFIIEDNGIGMNKTEVIENLGTIAKSGSQNFINALKEKGELNKNSQTTDIIGQFGVGFYSTFVVSDFVEVFTKSHEKGSIGYHWKSDGNGKFTLTEDNSIERGTKIICHLKEACSEFSNINKVQTIVEKFSSFINFPVYILNKKQTPIEPKSVSESDKVGESDKVGESDKVSEIEQVQEILINSQKPLWCKDEVSEEEHKKFFNFLNKNKSYSDDNKSYLYKLMYKTDAPMSIKSVFYIPEEAPSRLFQQNYDIDVSLYCKKVLVKKCADNIIPKWLHFVKGIIDCEDMPLNISRESMQNSTLMSKLSRIIVTKILKTLEKEASIDEDKYLKFYKNFSYNLKEGILEDSTKNMYKNVMMNLLRFYSVNLKKYISINEYIKNFKNTQKNIYYFSANDINIALSSPYMESFKNKQVDVLLLFEEIDEFVLMNLQSYKDSKFISIDSSQKEDLDEIILNNENTDMNTANTNNNNNSDSNNNKIPFTQDQKLELEKYIKQVLGPKCSDVKFSERLSLSPAVVTGFLSPTLRRVMKATMKNSDMNENMLQNLPVTLEINPTHTIITSIYHLKNANEEVAKLLIEQLYDNACIAAGILEDPRSLLTKLNELLLLTARYAYHYEKKNDACSESVDKTDGNNINDSVNANVEKVEEHDDRF, encoded by the coding sequence ATGAGTTTGTCAAAATTATCAAGGGCGTCTTTACAATTAATTAAAGGGTCATCAgttttagaaaataatggacgaaataaaattggGAAATTTCAATTTACAAGATGTATGAATACAAAATGTGTtcttaataaaaatatatggaaTGGAAAAAAGAAGAATGAATATAACTTGGAATATAAACGATTGTTTAGTACTTCtgaaaattatgaatttaAAGCAgagacaaaaaaattattacaaatAGTTGCTCATTCTTTATATACAGATAAAGAAGTTTTTATAAGAGAACTTATAAGTAATTCCTCAGATGCTATAGAAAAACTTCGATTTATGCAAACTGCATCTATAAAAGATGTAGATCCTAATAATAAAGCAGAAGGAAATATCATAGAAAATACAGAACAaccattttatattaaagtTTCTACAAATGATAAAGATAagttatttataattgAAGATAATGGAATAGGTATGAATAAAACAGAAGTCATAGAAAATTTAGGAACAATTGCAAAAAGTGGATCCCAAAATTTTATCAATgctttaaaagaaaaaggagagttaaataaaaattcacaAACAACTGATATTATTGGTCAATTTGGTGTTGGGTTTTATTCTACATTTGTTGTCTCAGATTTTGTAGAAGTATTTACTAAATCCCATGAAAAGGGCTCAATAGGATACCATTGGAAATCGGACGGAAATGGAAAATTCACATTAACTGAAGATAATAGTATAGAAAGAGGaacgaaaataatttgtcaTCTTAAAGAAGCTTGTTCTGAATTTTCGAATATAAATAAGGTTCAAACTATTGTAGAAAAgttttcttcatttatcAATTTTCCTGTATACATCTTGAATAAGAAGCAGACCCCCATAGAGCCCAAGTCAGTTAGTGAATCTGATAAGGTTGGCGAATCTGATAAGGTTGGCGAATCTGATAAGGTTAGCGAAATTGAGCAGGTTCAGGAAATTCTAATAAATAGCCAAAAACCGCTTTGGTGCAAAGATGAAGTATCAGAAGAAGAGCACAAAaagttttttaattttttaaacaaaaataaaagttatagtgatgataataaaagctatttatataaacttATGTACAAAACAGATGCACCAATGTCCATAAAGAGTGTGTTTTATATTCCTGAAGAAGCACCATCACGACTTTTTCaacaaaattatgatatagATGTATCGttatattgtaaaaaagttttagtaaaaaaatgtgcTGATAATATTATTCCTAAATGGCTACATTTTGTAAAAGGTATAATCGATTGTGAAGATATGCCATTAAATATAAGTCGTGAATCAATGCAAAATAGCACATTAATGAGTAAACTATCTCGTATTATTGttacaaaaattttaaaaaccTTAGAAAAAGAAGCTAGTATTGACGaagataaatatttaaaattctacaaaaattttagttataatttaaaagaagGAATATTAGAAGATTCTACAAAAAAcatgtataaaaatgttatgaTGAATTTATTGAGATTTTATTCAGTtaatctaaaaaaatatatttcgattaatgaatatataaaaaattttaaaaatacacaaaaaaatatttattatttttctgcaaatgatataaatatagctTTATCATCCCCATATATGGaatcttttaaaaataaacaagtAGAtgtattgttattatttgaagAAATTGATGAATTCGTTCTTATGAATTTACAATCTTATAAAGATTCAAAATTCATTTCCATTGATTCTTCTCAAAAAGAAGATCTTGAcgaaattattttaaataatgaaaatacgGATATGAATACTGCTaatactaataataataataattctgattcaaataataataaaataccaTTTACACAAGATCAGAAACTtgaattagaaaaatatattaaacaaGTATTAGGGCCAAAATGTTCAGATGTTAAATTTTCTGAACGTTTGTCTTTATCCCCTGCAGTTGTTACTGGTTTTCTATCCCCAACATTACGTCGAGTTATGAAAGCTACTATGAAAAATTCAGATATGaatgaaaatatgttaCAAAATTTACCTGTAACATTAGAAATTAACCCCACGCATACTATTATTACTTctatatatcatttaaaaaatgcaaatgAAGAAGTtgcaaaattattaattgaGCAATTGTATGATAATGCATGTATAGCTGCTGGAATTTTAGAAGACCCTCGCTCTcttttaacaaaattaaatgaattacTTTTGTTGACTGCTAGGTATGCATAtcattatgaaaaaaaaaatgatgcaTGTTCAGAATCTGTAGATAAAACAGatggaaataatattaatgatagTGTAAATGCCAACGTTGAAAAAGTCGAAGAACATGATGATAGATTCTAA